A genomic stretch from Bos javanicus breed banteng chromosome 29, ARS-OSU_banteng_1.0, whole genome shotgun sequence includes:
- the STT3A gene encoding dolichyl-diphosphooligosaccharide--protein glycosyltransferase subunit STT3A: MTKLGFLRLSYEKQDTLLKLLILSMAAVLSFSTRLFAVLRFESVIHEFDPYFNYRTTRFLAEEGFYKFHNWFDDRAWYPLGRIIGGTIYPGLMITSAAIYHVLHFFHITIDIRNVCVFLAPLFSSFTTIVTYHLTKELKDAGAGLLAAAMIAVVPGYISRSVAGSYDNEGIAIFCMLLTYYMWIKAVKTGSIYWAAKCALAYFYMVSSWGGYVFLINLIPLHVLVLMLTGRFSHRIYVAYCTVYCLGTILSMQISFVGFQPVLSSEHMAAFGVFGLCQIHAFVDYLRSKLNPQQFEVLFRSVISLVGFVLLTIGALLMLTGKISPWTGRFYSLLDPSYAKNNIPIIASVSEHQPTTWSSYYFDLQLLVFMFPVGLYYCFSNLSDARIFIIMYGVTSMYFSAVMVRLMLVLAPVMCILSGIGVSQVLSTYMKNLDISRQDKKSKKQQDSTYPIKNEVASGMILVMAFFLITYTFHSTWVTSEAYSSPSIVLSARGGDGSRIIFDDFREAYYWLRHNTPEDAKVMSWWDYGYQITAMANRTILVDNNTWNNTHISRVGQAMASTEEKAYEIMRELDVSYVLVIFGGLTGYSSDDINKFLWMVRIGGSTDTGKHIKEHDYYTPTGEFRVDREGSPVLLNCLMYKMCYYRFGQVYTEAKRPLGYDRVRNAEIGNKDFELDVLEEAYTTEHWLVRIYKVKDLDNRGLSRT; this comes from the exons ATGACCAAGCTGGGATTTTTGCGGTTGTCCTATGAGAAGCAGGACACACTTCTGAAGCTTCTGATTCTGTCGATGGCTGCTGTGttat CATTCTCCACTCGTCTCTTTGCTGTCTTGAGATTTGAAAGTGTCATCCATGAATTTGATCC GTACTTTAATTATCGCACCACCCGGTTCCTGGCTGAGGAGGGATTTTATAAATTCCATAACTGGTTTGATGACCGGGCCTGGTACCCCTTGGGACGAATCATTGGAGGAACAATTTACCCAG GCTTAATGATCACTTCTGCTGCAATCTACCATGTCCTCCATTTTTTCCACATCACCATCGACATTCGGAATGTCTGTGTGTTCCTGgcccctctcttctcttccttcactACCATCGTCACGTACCACCTTACCAAAGAGCTCAAG GATGCAGGAGCTGGGCTTCTTGCTGCCGCCATGATTGCTGTGGTTCCTGGCTATATCTCCCGGTCTGTGGCTGGCTCCTATGATAATGAAG GGATTGCCATCTTTTGCATGCTGCTTACCTATTACATGTGGATCAAAGCAGTCAAGACTGGTTCCATCTACTGGGCAGCAAAGTGTGCCCTTGCTTACTTCTACATG GTCTCTTCCTGGGGAGGTTATGTGTTCTTGATCAACTTGATCCCTCTTCATGTACTAGTGCTGATGCTCACGGGACGTTTCTCGCACCGGATCTACGTGGCGTACTGTACTGTCTACTGCCTGGGCACCATTCTTTCCATGCAGATCTCCTTTGTGGGTTTCCAG CCCGTCCTTTCATCAGAGCACATGGCAGCCTTTGGGGTGTTTGGTCTCTGCCAGATTCATGCCTTTGTGGATTATCTACGCAGCAAGTTGAATCCACAGCAATTTGAAGTTCTTTTCCGAAGTGTCATCTCCCTAGTGGGCTTTGTCCTTCTCACCATTGGAGCTCTCCTCATGCTGACAG gaaaaatatctccCTGGACGGGGCGTTTCTACTCACTGTTGGACCCTTCCTATGCTAAGAACAACATTCCCATCATCGCCTCCGTGTCTGAGCATCAGCCTACGACCTGGTCCTCGTACTATTTCGACCTACAGCTTCTTGTCTTCATGTTTCCAG TTGGTCTCTATTACTGCTTTAGCAACCTGTCTGATGCCCGGATTTTCATCATCATGTATGGTGTGACCAGCATGTACTTTTCAGCTGTAATG GTGCGTCTGATGCTGGTGTTGGCGCCTGTTATGTGCATTCTTTCTGGCATTGGAGTCTCTCAGGTGCTGTCCACTTACATGAAGAATTTGGACATAAGTCGACAAGACAAGAAGAGCAAGAAACAGCAGGATTCTACTTACCCTATTAAGAATGAA GTGGCAAGTGGCATGATACTGGTCATGGCTTTCTTTCTCATTACCTACACCTTCCACTCGACCTGGGTGACCAGTGAGGCCTACTCTTCTCCCTCCATTGTGCTGTCTGCTCGTGGTGGAGATGGCAGTAGGATCATTTTTGATGATTTTCGAGAAGCGTACTATTGGCTTCGTCACAATACTCCAGAG GATGCGAAGGTCATGTCATGGTGGGATTATGGCTACCAGATTACAGCTATGGCGAATCGGACGATTTTAGTGGATAATAACACATGGAATAATACCCATATATCTCGAGTAGGGCAG GCAATGGCATCCACAGAAGAAAAAGCCTATGAGATCATGAGGGAGCTTGATGTCAGCTATGTGCTGGTCATTTTTGGAGGCCTCACTGGGTATTCTTCAGATG acatCAACAAATTTCTGTGGATGGTCCGGATTGGAGGGAGCACAGATACAGGGAAACACATCAAGGAGCACGATTATTATACTCCAACTGGGGAGTTTCGTGTGGACCGTGAGGGCTCTCCAGTGCTGCTCAACTGCCTTATGTACAAGATGTGTTACTACCGATTTGGACAGGTTTACACAGAAGCCA AGCGTCCACTAGGCTATGACCGTGTCCGGAATGCTGAGATTGGGAATAAAGACTTCGAGCTTGATGTCCTAGAAGAAGCATACACCACAGAACATTGGCTGGTCAGGATATACAAG GTGAAGGACCTGGATAATCGAGGCTTGTCAAGAACATAA